The genomic DNA AGTTCAGAAAAGATGGTGTTCCAATAAGATACAAAGGAAGAACCTTCCATAGGGTCATAAAGGATTTCATGATTCAGGGTGGAGATTTTGTTAATGGAGATGGTACTGGAGTTGCTAGCATTTACCGAGGCCCATTTGCAGATGAAAATTTCAAACTTAGACACTCAGCTCCAGGGCTGCTTTCCATGGCAAACAGTGGTCCCAGTACAAACGGCTGCCAGTTCTTTATCACATG from Cricetulus griseus strain 17A/GY chromosome 1 unlocalized genomic scaffold, alternate assembly CriGri-PICRH-1.0 chr1_0, whole genome shotgun sequence includes the following:
- the LOC118239604 gene encoding peptidyl-prolyl cis-trans isomerase H-like; its protein translation is MKIELFADVVPKTAENFRQFCTGEFRKDGVPIRYKGRTFHRVIKDFMIQGGDFVNGDGTGVASIYRGPFADENFKLRHSAPGLLSMANSGPSTNGCQFFITCSKCDWLVGKHVVFGKIIDGLLVMRKMFPQALTINPNCRW